A window of the Labeo rohita strain BAU-BD-2019 chromosome 1, IGBB_LRoh.1.0, whole genome shotgun sequence genome harbors these coding sequences:
- the LOC127170120 gene encoding protocadherin-9-like, with protein sequence MEKMDLFSFVFILACLHVHSVWANISITRVNCATGTNTYVGSILEGYEGDVEIINNIGPEDRLVLEEYSASNALEFLELVYSDGDPTATVRTIKPLDAEEQQESGGDLYYSVTCSNTGLKNIRRVEVWDINDNPPIFQSKTYSATVSETTAVDSNVLRVTANDADVSPENNILTYAILPPVPDDFEVRDDGNIRLKRRLNYNNAQQYTFTVEAKDIGGFNDTTTVTITVEDFDNLNPYFDHSLYKASIEENQVGQFSNITPEAIKAQDGDTGINEPVVYNITAVLPNEYEKNFEIDQNSGVISVKTALDREEIDQITVYIQAAQQNDASKTADAAVSVTIENGNDNPPKFDQDEYTVSIPENLPQDQFVLQITVTDLDLDGFSKGYFIIDSDIFVINNQGVVSLRSDTTLDRETIDNYIIEVIAVDQPVDGLSSTAQVNITVLDVNDNNPQFLPLPDPTEIQEGVYTPSSPGEVCLISATDSDIGENGRVTITTSSHSELFSFREDGTLLAIGELDRETQDVYDVVIVAMDSGTPHRDNITTVRVRITDVNDNTPVFSSETYSTSILVKDGKIGKVLLTLSATDKDVGSNAIISYSFSEVSSWLHWMLKLETSL encoded by the exons ATGGAAAAAATGGATTTATTctcttttgtatttattttagcttgTCTGCATGTTCACAGTGTATGGGCTAATATCA gTATTACACGGGTAAATTGCGCCACTGGAACCAATACCTATGTTGGAAGCATCCTGGAGGGATATGAAG GAGATGTAGAGATTATCAATAATATCGGACCTGAAGATCGTCTGGTCCTGGAGGAATATTCTGCTTCCAATGCTCTGGAATTTCTAGAGCTGGTTTATTCTGATGGAGATCCAACCGCTACTGTACGAACCATCAAACCACTGGATGCTGAAGAACAACAGGAG TCAGGAGGAGATTTGTATTATTCAGTCACCTGCTCAAACACAGGG TTGAAAAACATCCGAAGAGTAGAGGTTTGGGATATCAATGACAACCCTCCGATCTTCCAGAGCAAAACATACAGCGCTACCGTGTCAGAG ACAACAGCTGTGGATTCAAATGTACTCAGGGTGACGGCTAATGATGCAGATGTGTCTCCAGAAAACAACATACTTACATATGCTATACTG CCTCCAGTACCAGATGACTTTGAAGTGAGAGATGACGGTAACATCAGGCTGAAACGACGTCTGAACTACAACAATGCTCAACAGTACACCTTCACCGTGGAAGCTAAA GATATAGGAGGATTCAATGACACAACAACAGTTACAATAACGGTTGAAGATTTTGACAATCTAAACCCTTATTTTGATCACAGTCTCTACAAGGCATCGATTGAGGAAAATcag GTAGGACAATTCTCAAACATCACTCCTGAGGCCATAAAAGCTCAAGATGGCGACACTGGCATCAACGAGCCTGTAGTTTACAACATAACAGCAG TACTTCCAAATGAATATGAGAAGAACTTTGAAATCGACCAAAACAGTGGGGTCATCTCTGTGAAAACAGCATTAGACAGAGAAGAAATAGACCAGATAACGGTTTACATACAG gcaGCACAGCAGAATGATGCCAGTAAAACGGCTGATGCAGCCGTGTCTGTCACCATTGAGAATGGGAATGATAACCCTCCGAAATTTGACCAGGATGAGTACACAGTGTCTATTCCGGAAAATTTGCCACAGGACCAGTTTGTGCTTCAGATTACTGTGACTGACCTAGACCTG GATGGGTTCTCTAAAGGTTACTTTATCATTGATAGCGATATCTTTGTTATCAACAATCAAGGAGTAGTATCACTCAGAAGCGACACCACCTTGGATAGAGAAACTATAGACAATTACATCATCGAG GTAATAGCTGTGGACCAGCCTGTCGATGGCTTAAGCTCTACAGCTCAGGTCAACATCACTGTTTTGGATGTCAATGACAACAACCCGCAATTCCTTCCTCTCCCAGACCCCACTGAGATTCAGGAAGGCGTGTACACACCCTCATCACCTGGAGAGGTGTGCTTAATCTCAGCCACAGACTCTGACATTGGAGAAAACGGACGTGTGACCATCACTACTTCCTCACACAGTGAACTGTTCAGCTTCAGAGAG GATGGGACTCTACTAGCTATCGGTGAGTTGGATCGGGAGACACAAGATGTGTATGATGTGGTCATTGTTGCCATGGACAGTGGAACCCCACACAGAGAT AACATCACCACAGTGAGGGTCAGGATCACAGACGTCAATGACaacactccagtcttcagctcTGAAACCTACAGCACAAGCATTCTGGTTAAAGATGGCAAGATTGGAAAGGTGCTGCTGACGCTCTCTGCCACAGATAAAGATGTTGGATCCAATGCAATCATTAGCTACAG TTTCTCTGAAGTCTCTTCGTGGTTGCACTGGATGCTGAAACTGGAGACATCactttga
- the LOC127162926 gene encoding arp2/3 complex-activating protein rickA-like, whose translation MKSNLAVKMLPLVLLVSSVTDGRTMNKCELKAKLEAAQFQDIMVMGEKLSGKDLVARLACKAKDSGFNTNFMKTISVYHEDDNSNEKDNSIEKDNSNEEDNSNEDNGPPRSSTSTLKAPPQNLPQAPPQTPTQDLSQDLPTIPPEAPPQNLPQAPPQTPTQDLSQGLP comes from the exons ATGAAGAGCAATCTCGCAGTGAAGATGTTGCCTCTGGTTCTGCTGGTGTCCAGTGTGACTGACGGACGGACTATGAATAAATGTGAGCTGAAAGCCAAGCTGGAGGCTGCACAGTTTCAGGACATTATGGTCATGGGAGAAAAATTGAGTGGAAAAGATCTCGTCGCTAGAC TTGCCTGCAAGGCAAAAGACTCTGGCTTCAACACCAACTTCATGAAAACCATCAGTGTCTACCATGAAGATGACAATTCCAATGAAAAGGACAATTCCATTGAAAAGGACAATTCCAATGAAGAGGACAATTCCAATGAAGATAACGGCCCACCTCGGTCATCCACTTCCACCTTAA AGGCTCCACCTCAGAATCTACCTCAAGCACCACCACAGACTCCAACACAAGATCTGTCACAAGACCTACCAACAATCCCACCAGAGGCTCCACCTCAGAATCTACCTCAAGCACCACCACAGACTCCAACACAAGACCTGTCACAAGGCCTACCATAA
- the LOC127162930 gene encoding uncharacterized protein LOC127162930: MGWLGVLKPRMSRRTLRLLEAFPGVDFEGEIVKGPEERFLLEPVVVLVVDPELLPVAGLAVCFVLESVVEVEVGLEVESVVVLVIDPEVEPLVGFMVGFVPGLAVGLVLESVVVLVVDPEVEPLVGFMVGFVPGLAVGLAVGLVLESVVEVEVELEVESVVVLVVDPEVEPLVGFMVGFVPGLVVGLVLESVVGVEVEPEVELKVESGVVLEVDSEVEPLVGLLVGLVTGLAVESVVVLVVDSEMEPLVGLLVGLVTDLVLESVVVLEVDSEVEPLVGLLVGLVTGLVLESVVVLVVDSEMEPLVGLLVGLVTGLVLESVVVLVVDSEVKPLVGLLVGLVTGLVLESVVVLVVDSEVKPLVGLLVGLVTDLVLESVVVLVVDSEVEPLVGLLVGLVTGLVLESVVVLVVDSEVEPLVGLLVGLVTGLVLESVVVLVVDSEVEPLVGLLVGLVTGLVLESVVVLVVDSEVKPLVGLLVGLVTDLVLESVVVLVVDSEVEPLVGLLVGLVTGLVLESVVVLVVDSEVKPLVGLLVGLVTDLVLESVVVLVVDSEVEPLVGLLVGLVTGLVLESVVVLVVDSEVEPLVGLLVGLVTGLVLESVVVLVVDFEVEPLVGLLVGLVTDLVLESVVVLVVDFEVEPLVGLLVGLVTDLVVESVVVLVVDSEMEPLVGLLVGLVTGLVVESVVVLVVDSEVEPLVGLLILRWSLWWDLW, translated from the exons ATGGGATGGCTGGGTGTGTTAAAACCACGAATGTCACGCCGGACTCTGCGGTTACTCGAGGCATTCCCTGGGGTGGATTTTGAAGGAGAGATTGTGAAGGGTCCTGAGGAGAGATTTCTGCTGGAGCCTGTGGTGGTGCTTGTGGTAGATCCTGAGTTGTTGCCTGTGGCAGGACTTGCggtatgttttgttttggagtCTGTGGTGGAGGTTGAAGTGGGGCTTGAGGTGGAGTCTGTGGTGGTGCTTGTAATAGATCCTGAGGTGGAGCCTCTAGTGGGATTTATGGTAGGGTTTGTGCCAGGTCTTGCAGTGGGTCTTGTGTTGGAGTCTGTGGTGGTGCTTGTGGTAGATCCTGAGGTGGAGCCTCTAGTGGGATTTATGGTAGGGTTTGTGCCAGGTCTTGCGGTTGGTCTTGCAGTGGGTCTTGTGTTGGAGTCTGTGGTGGAGGTTGAAGTGGAGCTTGAGGTGGAGTCTGTGGTGGTGCTTGTGGTAGATCCTGAGGTGGAGCCTCTAGTGGGATTTATGGTAGGGTTTGTGCCAGGTCTTGTGGTGGGTCTTGTGTTGGAGTCTGTGGTGGGGGTTGAAGTGGAGCCTGAGGTAGAGCTTAAGGTGGAGTCTGGCGTGGTGCTTGAGGTAGATTCTGAGGTGGAGCCTCTGGTGGGATTGTTGGTAGGTCTTGTGACAGGTCTTGCAGTGGAGTCTGTGGTGGTGCTTGTGGTAGATTCTGAGATGGAGCCTCTGGTGGGATTGTTGGTAGGTCTTGTGACAGATCTTGTGTTGGAGTCTGTGGTGGTGCTTGAGGTAGATTCTGAGGTGGAGCCTCTGGTGGGATTGTTGGTAGGTCTTGTGACAGGTCTTGTGTTGGAGTCTGTGGTGGTGCTTGTGGTAGATTCTGAGATGGAGCCTCTGGTGGGATTGTTGGTAGGTCTTGTGACAGGTCTTGTGTTGGAGTCTGTGGTGGTGCTTGTGGTAGATTCTGAGGTGAAGCCTCTGGTGGGATTGTTGGTAGGTCTTGTGACAG GTCTTGTGTTGGAGTCTGTGGTGGTGCTTGTGGTAGATTCTGAGGTGAAGCCTCTGGTGGGATTGTTGGTAGGTCTTGTGACAGATCTTGTGTTGGAGTCTGTGGTGGTGCTTGTGGTAGATTCTGAGGTGGAGCCTCTGGTGGGATTGTTGGTAGGTCTTGTGACAGGTCTTGTGTTGGAGTCTGTGGTGGTGCTTGTGGTAGATTCTGAGGTGGAGCCTCTGGTGGGATTGTTGGTAGGTCTTGTGACAGGTCTTGTGTTGGAGTCTGTGGTGGTGCTTGTGGTAGATTCTGAGGTGGAGCCTCTGGTGGGATTGTTGGTAG GTCTTGTGACAGGTCTTGTGTTGGAGTCTGTGGTGGTGCTTGTGGTAGATTCTGAGGTGAAGCCTCTGGTGGGATTGTTGGTAGGTCTTGTGACAGATCTTGTGTTGGAGTCTGTGGTGGTGCTTGTGGTAGATTCTGAG GTGGAGCCTCTGGTGGGATTGTTGGTAGGTCTTGTGACAGGTCTTGTGTTGGAGTCTGTGGTGGTGCTTGTGGTAGATTCTGAGGTGAAGCCTCTGGTGGGATTGTTGGTAG GTCTTGTGACAGATCTTGTGTTGGAGTCTGTGGTGGTGCTTGTGGTAGATTCTGAGGTGGAGCCTCTGGTGGGATTGTTGGTAGGTCTTGTGACAGGTCTTGTGTTGGAGTCTGTGGTGGTGCTTGTGGTAGATTCTGAGGTGGAGCCTCTGGTGGGATTGTTGGTAGGTCTTGTGACAGGTCTTGTGTTGGAGTCTGTGGTGGTGCTTGTGGTAGATTTTGAGGTGGAGCCTCTGGTGGGATTGTTGGTAGGTCTTGTGACAGATCTTGTGTTGGAGTCTGTGGTGGTGCTTGTGGTAGATTTTGAGGTGGAGCCTCTGGTGGGATTGTTGGTAGGTCTTGTGACAGATCTTGTGGTGGAGTCTGTGGTGGTGCTTGTGGTAGATTCTGAGATGGAGCCTCTGGTGGGATTGTTGGTAGGTCTTGTGACAGGTCTTGTGGTGGAGTCTGTGGTGGTGCTTGTGGTAGATTCTGAGGTGGAGCCTCTGGTGGGATTGTTG ATTCTGAGGTGGAGCCTCTGGTGGGATTTATGGTAG
- the commd1 gene encoding COMM domain-containing protein 1 — translation MADADSQRCVSALLNGITQRLYYGNTEITEEFLKNELYVEMTQDEFRALHDKMRSLLKSIASADMDQAQLEAFLTAQTRKQGGGGVTPEQAAALARFWKAHRTRVRESLLAQSRWEPGLRGLKWRVDLHTSASRGQVSNSPVALVELELGRTGETSEFVCLEFDEQKVNMVLKKMAELQESIDSVVHRS, via the exons ATGGCTGACGCGGACAGCCAGAGATGTGTGAGCGCTTTATTAAACGGAATCACGCAGAGACTTTATTATGGCAATACAGAAATCACGGAGGAGTTTCTTAAGAATGAGCTCTACGTCGAGATGACGCAGGACGAGTTCCGCGCACTACACGACAAGATGAGGTCGCTTCTGAAG TCCATTGCATCAGCAGACATGGATCAGGCACAGCTGGAAGCGTTCCTCACGGCGCAGACGCGGAAGCAGGGTGGCGGCGGCGTTACTCCGGAGCAGGCGGCCGCTCTGGCGCGCTTCTGGAAAGCCCACCGGACACGGGTACGAGAGAGTCTACTGGCTCAGAGTCGCTGGGAGCCCGGCCTCAGGGGCCTAAAGTGGAGGGTGGACTTGCACACATCCGCCAGCAGGGGGCAGGTGTCCAACAGTCCCGTAGCCCTGGTGGAGTTAGAGCTCGGGCGCACCGGAGAG ACCTCTGAGTTTGTGTGTTTGGAGTTTGACGAGCAGAAGGTGAATATGGTGCTGAAGAAGATGGCAGAACTTCAGGAGAGCATCGACAGTGTCGTGCATCGCAGCTAG